The genomic region TATTCAATTATGTCAGTTACCACGCCGGCGCCGACTGTGCGACCGCCTTCGCGGATTGCAAACCGAAGCCCCTCTTCCATGGCCACCGGCTGGATCAACGTCACGTCCATCGTCACGTTATCGCCCGGCATCACCATCTCTACCCCTTCGGGCAGCTGGCAGGAGCCGGTCACATCGGTCGTGCGGAAGTAAAACTGCGGGCGGTACCCCTTGAAAAAGGGCGTATGACGGCCGCCTTCGTCCTTGCTCAGCACGTATACCTCACAGCTGAACTTCGTATGCGGGGTGATCGAGCCCGGCTCGCAGAGCACCATGCCCCGCTGCAGGTCTTCCTTGTCAATCCCGCGCAGCAGGATCCCGGCGTTGTCTCCGGCCTGCCCTTCATCGAGCATCCGGCGGAACATCTCAATGCCGGTAACCACGCTTTCCATCGGGTCTTCGACAATCCCGACAATTTCAATCTCATCGTTCAGGTGAATCACGCCCCGCTCAATACGGCCCGTGGCCACCGTCCCGCGGCCGGTAATGGAGAAAATATCTTCCACCGGCATCAAAAACGGCTTGTCCACATCACGCTCGGGGGTTGGAATCGTCTCATCAACCGCATCCATCAGGTCCAGGATCGCCTGCTCATCTTCCTCACTGCCTTCCAGGGCCTGCAGGGCCGAGCCCTGAATGACCGGAATGTTGTCTCCGTCAAATTCATAAGAGCTGAGCAGCTCCCGGACTTCCAGCTCGACCAGCTCAATGAGCTCCTCATCGTCGACCAGGTCGGTCTTGTTCATAAAGACCACAATCTGAGGGACCCCCACCTGGCGGGCCAGCAAAATATGCTCGCGGGTCTGCGGCATCGGACCATCCGTGGCCGCCACCACCAATATCGCCCCGTCCATCTGGGCCGCTCCGGTAACCATGTTCTTCACATAGTCGGCGTGGCCCGGGCAGTCTACGTGTGCATAGTGGCGATCATCAGTCTCATACTCCACATGGGCCGTCGAGATCGTAATGCCCCGCTCCTTCTCCTCGGGGGCATTGTCTATATCAGTAAATTTCTTCGCTACGCCCCCGTAGTGCTTGGCCATCACCGTCGTGATCGCGGCCGTCAGGGTCGTCTTCCCGTGGTCTACGTGACCTATCGTTCCTATGTTTACATGCGGCTTATTCCGCTGGTATGTCTCTTTTGCCAT from Fodinibius salicampi harbors:
- the tuf gene encoding elongation factor Tu, which produces MAKETYQRNKPHVNIGTIGHVDHGKTTLTAAITTVMAKHYGGVAKKFTDIDNAPEEKERGITISTAHVEYETDDRHYAHVDCPGHADYVKNMVTGAAQMDGAILVVAATDGPMPQTREHILLARQVGVPQIVVFMNKTDLVDDEELIELVELEVRELLSSYEFDGDNIPVIQGSALQALEGSEEDEQAILDLMDAVDETIPTPERDVDKPFLMPVEDIFSITGRGTVATGRIERGVIHLNDEIEIVGIVEDPMESVVTGIEMFRRMLDEGQAGDNAGILLRGIDKEDLQRGMVLCEPGSITPHTKFSCEVYVLSKDEGGRHTPFFKGYRPQFYFRTTDVTGSCQLPEGVEMVMPGDNVTMDVTLIQPVAMEEGLRFAIREGGRTVGAGVVTDIIE